The following are encoded together in the Diabrotica undecimpunctata isolate CICGRU chromosome 7, icDiaUnde3, whole genome shotgun sequence genome:
- the LOC140445262 gene encoding uncharacterized protein: protein MAQSSRSECVWRKKALSEEELLGVLNNSDASDKDFTSDDYDNNLDFENKNDTSSFDEAGTNSKDISRYISPIVEESNSSDVSRCVSLPAISNTSFVTQPHSSGRERHSLRRGQGHERE from the exons ATGGCACAAAGCAGTCGTAGTGAGTGTGTTTGGAGAAAAAAGG CATTATCAGAGGAGGAATTATTAGGGGTGCTCAATAATTCAGATGCATCGGATAAAGACTTTACAAGTGATGACTATGACAATAATCTagatttcgaaaataaaaacGACACATCCAGTTTTGATGAAGCAGGAACAAATTCTAAAGATATATCTAGATATATTTCGCCTATTGTAGAAGAAAGTAATTCCAGCGATGTTTCTAGATGTGTATCTTTGCCAGCTATTTCAAATACGTCTTTTGTAACTCAACCTCATTCTTCTGGACGAGAAAGACATTCTTTAAGACGAGGACAGGGACATGAACGAGAGTAA